AGACCAGGATGTAagcgaacaaaaaattgtttagttCTTTgggtaatatttttaaataatttggcagatcataaaaatgttttcttcAACACCGAGACATGGTGTCTTCCAGATTGAGGGTAAAGTGGTGAACCGCCCTACGTTTAATATTAACCTGGTAATTGGAACACTAATTTCTTGAGAATggaaagtttattttaaacatcTTTTGCTAGAAATACGTCACTGGCGAAATTGAGGTCAGTTTGACAAGCGCCAAGGTGATAGATCCCGATCAACCCTACGAGGGACCGATAAAAACCAATATAAAGCGAAAGATCTTAGAGGATGGAGTGGAAGACGATGGCGAGTGTGCGACTTCCCACGATCCTTGTTCCAAAGCGCCAGACATCGTTCCTTTCTTCAATCGTACTCATCACTGCGGTGAACTAAGCTGCAATGAAATCAACCAAAACGTGGTGATTTGTGGATGGCTGGCTTCCCAGCGGATGAACAAGTTCTTCATTCTTGAAGACACCTTTGGAACGACCCAGGTGATTGTGATGCCCAAAACTCAGGGATTGGAGGACTATTTTCGGAACGATGTTCCCGTCAACACTCTTATGCGTGTAGAAGGCACTGTCATTCCACGTCCTGAATCAACCATAAATCCCAAGATGCTTACTGGAGACATTGAGGTCAAGGCCGATAGAGTAACGGTGCTCGAGGTGGACAAGAAAAATTTGCCAAAAGACTTGCAAATTGAGCATAATGaggaataatttaaaaaaataggatataattttaaaagaaaagaagctcctgtgactaaaaatatcaaaaaaataaaatgaacatTTAAGACTTGCCTGAAACATTGAGGTTCTCTGATATTTCCCTCCAGGCCAGGTTCTTGGCGGTCAGATTCTTAGAGACTCGGATCTTGTGGCGATCGTACAGAACGGGATGCATTTTCACCAGCTGGATAAGCTGTTCGTTGAGTAGATCATCCTGGCagtcctcctcctcttcctctCGCCGACGTTTCTCCAATTCCGCCTCAGGTTTGGGACGCTTTTTTCGCTCTCGCGGCTCGAAACGCATCCCGTCCAGGCTCTCGTTGCGCGCCACTCCCTGTTTGTAGTGGTCCTTAAGGAACAGCAACCGCGGAAACATGTCCCAGTAGGTGGGTTCGTCCGGCCGCTCCTGGAAGCGGCGGAATTCTTTGCCGAACCGATCGCGGATGCTTTTCCAGCGCGTGATGCAGGCACGTTCGGAGGCTCCCATTTTCTGGGAGATGGATTTCCAAGCGGAGTCCTTCAGAGCGGCGTTTTTTACACTTCTGGCACAGTCCTTGTCGTACAGGATCGGATGGTTTTCGATTAACTTGATCAGCTCACCGTCGTCCATGATGGAATATAGACAGCCATGGGATATGAGAggaaatttgtttgtttacgtGCGAATATTGGAATTTCGTTGTTTTGATTCCCACAAGTGGTGTCGCCGTAGCCATTTTATAGCTATTTCTAGCATCTCGTCTATCGATAGCTGTCAACAGGTGGTGGTGGATTTTCATATCGAGAATTTCCTTTTATGTAACAGAAAGtttttatggaattttattaaaatttaactaaaatataaaaaatatttgtctttctttctatttatttctgtttgagaacaaaaagatacatataaaaacaaatgcaCCACCTCTAGTGTTGGAAAACGCAAGAATGTTTATCGATAAATAGCTACCGCGCTATTTAAACTAGAAAATTGCATATTGTATGTACCATTTGCATTTCTGTGTGTAACTTTTGGCTATTACTAACAAATCTTGTAACAAGTTGCCATTGATTACTATTTCTaaactctttttatttttggacaCCCTACAATAAAATCATCCTGTTAATGTAGAAGGATGTCGAAGGGCATGGGGCTTTTGTCAAAGCTGTACAATGCCATAGTCACTTCAGTTGATAAGTTTGTACCAAATAGATTGAAACCATTTTGGGAGTCACCAGCAGGTGGGTAAGTTAGGTTATTTACACTTGTTTTTACCATTTTCTTAACTCAGGCCCAAAGACTGTCTTTTTTTGGGGGCCAACTTTTAAATGGGTAAGTTTCAAAGCGGAAACtaagtttttataaataatagatATAACAAGTTTCTAGCTATTGGTTGCAGCGGGAGTGGGCGATGTAATAAATCGCCCGCCGCAATTAATCTCTTTAAACCAATGTACAGTTTTGGCCGTAACTGGTTTGATTTATTCAAGGTTCTCTATGGTGATCATACCCAAAAACTATAATCTATTGGCGGTCAACTTGACAGTGGCTGGAATTCAGTCATATTTGATTTTCAAACATCTCAAGTGGCGCAGCGAAAATAAAGGAAATGTCGACTTTGAATATCCCAACCATTATCGCAATCCGGATGAATTCTGGTGACCTCAAGACCTCTGAAATTTTTACTTAGTTACCGACTTTAGAATTAGCTTTATCTATCTATATTTAAAGACCCAtctaaatttttcaaattcttACGTGtaagttaataaataaatatgagcATAATACCTCacatgaaatattttcattttttttctattaaaaaatgtatattgcTTTACGCAAGTGATGTCTAGGAGCACCGATCAAGCCTTTGTAATGTCACTATCAATATGCTAGGGATATTTGTGTCAGATTAGTTGGGTAAATATTTTGGCCTTCTTCAAAATCTAAATTCGTGTTTGCCCTATATTTGGCCTATATCCTATATTGTTGTAAAAGGATGTCGAAGGGAACGGGTCCTTTGTCAAAGATATATAATGCCGCAATCGGTGCAGGCGATAAAATAATGCCCCAAGCAATGATGCCTTTTTGGCAATCGCCTGCAGGTTTGTAAGTCGGATAGTTGTTGGATTTTCTTACTTTTGACTTTACTTAGGTCCCAAGACGGTATTTTTCTGGGCGCCCCTCTTCAAATGGGTAAGTATTTGAAGACacataatatattaatattagcAAACAACAAAGTAAAATCCTTACCCAGGGACTAGTATTTGCGGGATTGGGCGATACTGTCAGTCGCCCACCGCAGTTAATCTCTGTAAACCAATGCGCCATTTTAGCCCTGACTGGAGTGCTGTGGTCAAGATACTCATTTGTCATCACACCCAAAAATTATAACCTATTGGCGGTCAATGTGGCAGTAGCTTGTATTCAATCCTTCTT
The sequence above is a segment of the Drosophila bipectinata strain 14024-0381.07 unplaced genomic scaffold, DbipHiC1v2 scaffold_242, whole genome shotgun sequence genome. Coding sequences within it:
- the LOC108125485 gene encoding probable mitochondrial pyruvate carrier 2 isoform X3 is translated as MSKGMGLLSKLYNAIVTSVDKFVPNRLKPFWESPAGPKTVFFWGPTFKWVLYGDHTQKL
- the LOC108125485 gene encoding uncharacterized protein isoform X2 produces the protein MSKGMGLLSKLYNAIVTSVDKFVPNRLKPFWESPAQRLSFFGGQLLNGFSMVIIPKNYNLLAVNLTVAGIQSYLIFKHLKWRSENKGNVDFEYPNHYRNPDEFW
- the LOC138927397 gene encoding uncharacterized protein, with translation MTDQIFQVLNNVAAGFNFNGSTPSLSLPHRCGELRSWHNGQFVELTGKMTKNAVTRFAELRDSFGRSCQLVILERHPHVAHRFRELPNNVILTIMGQVMLRPARSRNSSMATGDIEVEVHEIGNIEYLPEHKHAGDKRSYENMARSRVTNVEKRMCKNDNVLKYFENRDLTCADLRRDDVGTMVTLVGWMPLIKSKKFFQLKDGHGQTQLTTEDQDIIKMFSSTPRHGVFQIEGKVVNRPTFNINLKYVTGEIEVSLTSAKVIDPDQPYEGPIKTNIKRKILEDGVEDDGECATSHDPCSKAPDIVPFFNRTHHCGELSCNEINQNVVICGWLASQRMNKFFILEDTFGTTQVIVMPKTQGLEDYFRNDVPVNTLMRVEGTVIPRPESTINPKMLTGDIEVKADRVTVLEVDKKNLPKDLQIEHNEE
- the LOC108125485 gene encoding mitochondrial pyruvate carrier 2-like isoform X1 translates to MSKGMGLLSKLYNAIVTSVDKFVPNRLKPFWESPAGPKTVFFWGPTFKWLLVAAGVGDVINRPPQLISLNQCTVLAVTGLIYSRFSMVIIPKNYNLLAVNLTVAGIQSYLIFKHLKWRSENKGNVDFEYPNHYRNPDEFW
- the LOC108125484 gene encoding uncharacterized protein, with the translated sequence MSKGTGPLSKIYNAAIGAGDKIMPQAMMPFWQSPAGPKTVFFWAPLFKWGLVFAGLGDTVSRPPQLISVNQCAILALTGVLWSRYSFVITPKNYNLLAVNVAVACIQSFLIAKHLKWRSENAKNTVYEYSYYPHNPDDDW